The following are encoded in a window of Pectinophora gossypiella chromosome 24, ilPecGoss1.1, whole genome shotgun sequence genomic DNA:
- the LOC126377758 gene encoding transcriptional activator protein Pur-beta-B isoform X1 gives MSDIGSGDEGISSQKYHGQGMDAGGSNFDSGQQQQEQELATKMLQIQSKRFYLDVKQNRRGRFIKVAEIGADGRRSQIFLAMSTAAEFRDHLSAFSDYYSSLGPPNPDNVPDDGKLKSEMMLKDNRRYYLDLKENSRGRFLRVSQTITRGGPRSQVALPAQGMIEFRDALTDLLDDFGTEDGGFVFKGELPEGRHLRVDNKNFYFDIGQNNRGIYMKVSEVAQVKSNFRTAITVPEKCWTRFRDILADYCDKMCRAQGASPDHHQGGSGGGGAGGGRGGSSQPSRDIDTFSGSAPDRI, from the exons AATATCATGGTCAAGGAATGGACGCGGGAGGGAGTAATTTTGACTCCG GTCAGCAGCAACAGGAGCAGGAGCTGGCGACGAAGATGCTGCAGATCCAGTCCAAACGCTTCTACCTTGACGTGAAGCAGAACCGGCGGGGGCGGTTCATCAAAGTTGCAGAG ATCGGCGCAGACGGGCGCCGCAGTCAGATCTTCCTGGCGATGTCGACGGCGGCGGAGTTCCGCGACCACCTGTCTGCATTCAGCGACTACTACTCATCCCTCGGCCCGCCCAACCCCGACAACGTGCCCGACGACGGCAAGCTCAAGTCAGAAATGATGCTCAAG GACAACCGGCGGTACTACCTGGACCTGAAGGAGAACTCCCGCGGCCGGTTCCTGCGCGTGTCCCAGACCATCACCCGCGGCGGGCCGCGCTCGCAGGTGGCGCTGCCGGCGCAGGGCATGATCGAGTTCCGCGACGCCCTCACCGACCTGCTGGACGACTTCGGAACGGAAGACGGCGGGTTTGT TTTCAAGGGCGAGCTGCCGGAGGGGCGCCACCTGCGCGTCGACAACAAGAACTTCTACTTCGACATCGGACAGAACAACCGCGGCATCTACATGAAAGTGTCTGAGGTAGCACAA GTGAAGAGCAACTTCCGCACCGCCATCACCGTCCCGGAGAAGTGCTGGACCCGCTTCCGGGACATCCTGGCCGACTACTGCGACAAGATGTGTCGCGCGCAGGGCGCCTCGCCGGACCATCATCAG ggCGGGTCTggcggcggcggggcgggcggcggccgcggcggcaGCTCACAGCCCTCAAGAGATATA GATACCTTCAGTGGCAGTGCGCCGGACCGGATTTGA
- the LOC126377758 gene encoding transcriptional activator protein Pur-beta-B isoform X3 — MSDIGSGDEGISSQKYHGQGMDAGGSNFDSGQQQQEQELATKMLQIQSKRFYLDVKQNRRGRFIKVAEIGADGRRSQIFLAMSTAAEFRDHLSAFSDYYSSLGPPNPDNVPDDGKLKSEMMLKDNRRYYLDLKENSRGRFLRVSQTITRGGPRSQVALPAQGMIEFRDALTDLLDDFGTEDGGFVFKGELPEGRHLRVDNKNFYFDIGQNNRGIYMKVSEVKSNFRTAITVPEKCWTRFRDILADYCDKMCRAQGASPDHHQGGSGGGGAGGGRGGSSQPSRDIDTFSGSAPDRI, encoded by the exons AATATCATGGTCAAGGAATGGACGCGGGAGGGAGTAATTTTGACTCCG GTCAGCAGCAACAGGAGCAGGAGCTGGCGACGAAGATGCTGCAGATCCAGTCCAAACGCTTCTACCTTGACGTGAAGCAGAACCGGCGGGGGCGGTTCATCAAAGTTGCAGAG ATCGGCGCAGACGGGCGCCGCAGTCAGATCTTCCTGGCGATGTCGACGGCGGCGGAGTTCCGCGACCACCTGTCTGCATTCAGCGACTACTACTCATCCCTCGGCCCGCCCAACCCCGACAACGTGCCCGACGACGGCAAGCTCAAGTCAGAAATGATGCTCAAG GACAACCGGCGGTACTACCTGGACCTGAAGGAGAACTCCCGCGGCCGGTTCCTGCGCGTGTCCCAGACCATCACCCGCGGCGGGCCGCGCTCGCAGGTGGCGCTGCCGGCGCAGGGCATGATCGAGTTCCGCGACGCCCTCACCGACCTGCTGGACGACTTCGGAACGGAAGACGGCGGGTTTGT TTTCAAGGGCGAGCTGCCGGAGGGGCGCCACCTGCGCGTCGACAACAAGAACTTCTACTTCGACATCGGACAGAACAACCGCGGCATCTACATGAAAGTGTCTGAG GTGAAGAGCAACTTCCGCACCGCCATCACCGTCCCGGAGAAGTGCTGGACCCGCTTCCGGGACATCCTGGCCGACTACTGCGACAAGATGTGTCGCGCGCAGGGCGCCTCGCCGGACCATCATCAG ggCGGGTCTggcggcggcggggcgggcggcggccgcggcggcaGCTCACAGCCCTCAAGAGATATA GATACCTTCAGTGGCAGTGCGCCGGACCGGATTTGA
- the LOC126377758 gene encoding transcriptional activator protein Pur-beta-B isoform X2, whose protein sequence is MSDIGSGDEGISSQKYHGQGMDAGGSNFDSGQQQQEQELATKMLQIQSKRFYLDVKQNRRGRFIKVAEIGADGRRSQIFLAMSTAAEFRDHLSAFSDYYSSLGPPNPDNVPDDGKLKSEMMLKDNRRYYLDLKENSRGRFLRVSQTITRGGPRSQVALPAQGMIEFRDALTDLLDDFGTEDGGFKGELPEGRHLRVDNKNFYFDIGQNNRGIYMKVSEVAQVKSNFRTAITVPEKCWTRFRDILADYCDKMCRAQGASPDHHQGGSGGGGAGGGRGGSSQPSRDIDTFSGSAPDRI, encoded by the exons AATATCATGGTCAAGGAATGGACGCGGGAGGGAGTAATTTTGACTCCG GTCAGCAGCAACAGGAGCAGGAGCTGGCGACGAAGATGCTGCAGATCCAGTCCAAACGCTTCTACCTTGACGTGAAGCAGAACCGGCGGGGGCGGTTCATCAAAGTTGCAGAG ATCGGCGCAGACGGGCGCCGCAGTCAGATCTTCCTGGCGATGTCGACGGCGGCGGAGTTCCGCGACCACCTGTCTGCATTCAGCGACTACTACTCATCCCTCGGCCCGCCCAACCCCGACAACGTGCCCGACGACGGCAAGCTCAAGTCAGAAATGATGCTCAAG GACAACCGGCGGTACTACCTGGACCTGAAGGAGAACTCCCGCGGCCGGTTCCTGCGCGTGTCCCAGACCATCACCCGCGGCGGGCCGCGCTCGCAGGTGGCGCTGCCGGCGCAGGGCATGATCGAGTTCCGCGACGCCCTCACCGACCTGCTGGACGACTTCGGAACGGAAGACGGCGG TTTCAAGGGCGAGCTGCCGGAGGGGCGCCACCTGCGCGTCGACAACAAGAACTTCTACTTCGACATCGGACAGAACAACCGCGGCATCTACATGAAAGTGTCTGAGGTAGCACAA GTGAAGAGCAACTTCCGCACCGCCATCACCGTCCCGGAGAAGTGCTGGACCCGCTTCCGGGACATCCTGGCCGACTACTGCGACAAGATGTGTCGCGCGCAGGGCGCCTCGCCGGACCATCATCAG ggCGGGTCTggcggcggcggggcgggcggcggccgcggcggcaGCTCACAGCCCTCAAGAGATATA GATACCTTCAGTGGCAGTGCGCCGGACCGGATTTGA
- the LOC126377758 gene encoding transcriptional activator protein Pur-beta-B isoform X4 codes for MSDIGSGDEGISSQKYHGQGMDAGGSNFDSGQQQQEQELATKMLQIQSKRFYLDVKQNRRGRFIKVAEIGADGRRSQIFLAMSTAAEFRDHLSAFSDYYSSLGPPNPDNVPDDGKLKSEMMLKDNRRYYLDLKENSRGRFLRVSQTITRGGPRSQVALPAQGMIEFRDALTDLLDDFGTEDGGFKGELPEGRHLRVDNKNFYFDIGQNNRGIYMKVSEVKSNFRTAITVPEKCWTRFRDILADYCDKMCRAQGASPDHHQGGSGGGGAGGGRGGSSQPSRDIDTFSGSAPDRI; via the exons AATATCATGGTCAAGGAATGGACGCGGGAGGGAGTAATTTTGACTCCG GTCAGCAGCAACAGGAGCAGGAGCTGGCGACGAAGATGCTGCAGATCCAGTCCAAACGCTTCTACCTTGACGTGAAGCAGAACCGGCGGGGGCGGTTCATCAAAGTTGCAGAG ATCGGCGCAGACGGGCGCCGCAGTCAGATCTTCCTGGCGATGTCGACGGCGGCGGAGTTCCGCGACCACCTGTCTGCATTCAGCGACTACTACTCATCCCTCGGCCCGCCCAACCCCGACAACGTGCCCGACGACGGCAAGCTCAAGTCAGAAATGATGCTCAAG GACAACCGGCGGTACTACCTGGACCTGAAGGAGAACTCCCGCGGCCGGTTCCTGCGCGTGTCCCAGACCATCACCCGCGGCGGGCCGCGCTCGCAGGTGGCGCTGCCGGCGCAGGGCATGATCGAGTTCCGCGACGCCCTCACCGACCTGCTGGACGACTTCGGAACGGAAGACGGCGG TTTCAAGGGCGAGCTGCCGGAGGGGCGCCACCTGCGCGTCGACAACAAGAACTTCTACTTCGACATCGGACAGAACAACCGCGGCATCTACATGAAAGTGTCTGAG GTGAAGAGCAACTTCCGCACCGCCATCACCGTCCCGGAGAAGTGCTGGACCCGCTTCCGGGACATCCTGGCCGACTACTGCGACAAGATGTGTCGCGCGCAGGGCGCCTCGCCGGACCATCATCAG ggCGGGTCTggcggcggcggggcgggcggcggccgcggcggcaGCTCACAGCCCTCAAGAGATATA GATACCTTCAGTGGCAGTGCGCCGGACCGGATTTGA